Proteins from a genomic interval of Deinococcus detaillensis:
- a CDS encoding glycosyltransferase, translating into MTVKDTSSMRNMISVCMATYNGERHIAEQLSSIISQISEYDEIVIVDDCSSDFTLEIVRGFDDPRIRIFRNSKNLGVIRTFEKAIEESIGDLIFLSDQDDVWMPCKVQTSLEIFDGQHADLILADAYILVDGSVQLDTFFEFRRSSLGFTRNFFKNSFVGCCMSFRSSMKDYFLPFPDIISMHDFWIGEIISVFGSVVKTDERMILYRRHENNVTDMSRSSIPKIVVMRFKNFYALFIRIVGIKFL; encoded by the coding sequence CACGTCGTCTATGAGGAATATGATAAGTGTATGCATGGCAACTTACAACGGGGAAAGACATATCGCTGAACAGCTTTCAAGTATCATCTCTCAAATCAGTGAGTACGATGAAATTGTGATTGTCGATGATTGTAGCAGTGATTTTACGCTGGAGATAGTGAGAGGATTCGATGATCCCAGAATACGGATATTTAGGAATTCAAAAAATTTGGGGGTCATCAGAACGTTTGAAAAAGCCATAGAGGAGTCGATCGGCGATCTGATATTCCTTAGTGATCAGGACGACGTTTGGATGCCTTGCAAAGTTCAAACATCATTAGAAATCTTCGACGGGCAACACGCTGATCTGATTTTAGCTGACGCATATATATTAGTCGATGGATCAGTACAACTGGACACTTTCTTTGAGTTTAGGAGATCATCTCTGGGATTTACCAGAAATTTCTTCAAAAACTCATTTGTAGGATGTTGCATGTCTTTCAGATCATCTATGAAAGATTATTTCCTTCCTTTCCCTGATATTATCTCCATGCACGATTTTTGGATAGGAGAAATCATCTCAGTTTTTGGAAGTGTTGTCAAAACAGATGAACGAATGATTTTATATCGTAGGCACGAGAATAACGTTACCGATATGTCGAGGTCATCTATTCCAAAAATCGTGGTGATGAGATTTAAGAATTTCTACGCGCTTTTTATAAGAATAGTAGGTATTAAATTCTTATGA
- a CDS encoding oligosaccharide repeat unit polymerase yields MINIKFFFNPWFPLFLNFILGLIAIFIPNYFYLSRINEKSMITFNPLVFMWITVCCVFYAIGVTVFDKLVPTVRDSRLLTTKKQSQKAIYRIIFLVLLASVLNLLGLIQLYKIFGLSGLIDTILGRGSTDLRLTVYYALKTVNTGWAIAFTVPVICVAYVSLVLTKNRLLGYIFYLLLTLHFLLIAMTQTKGPVLIIIFALVVCAWMMKYPKMFLRKRDLFYILVVLFLSVTIFLVLQSRRNGFVLSYEGFINEIASYTVVSFNRLAYLLSHKLTIPNMFEGFWTNRWFWGLPGEQYTDQVLHNLQFDIPTDAFNAWLDTFKSVARSGLNRDYIWVTTYGEAFADYSWFGCLWFLLYGFFAKFAYHDILLGNLRAYALYPFVIQCNFQWFAGANIGTRATLFCILISLFLGMRRVVFSTNKMEDEGNYV; encoded by the coding sequence ATGATTAATATCAAATTCTTCTTCAATCCATGGTTTCCGCTTTTTCTAAATTTTATACTGGGATTAATTGCTATATTTATTCCCAATTACTTTTATCTTTCAAGAATAAACGAGAAATCCATGATTACATTCAACCCACTAGTTTTTATGTGGATAACCGTATGTTGTGTGTTTTATGCAATTGGAGTCACAGTTTTCGATAAACTGGTTCCAACTGTTCGAGATAGTCGGCTACTAACGACTAAGAAACAGAGTCAAAAAGCAATCTACAGGATTATATTCTTGGTTCTGCTGGCTTCAGTTTTAAATCTTCTTGGCTTGATACAGCTCTACAAGATATTTGGCTTGTCAGGGCTTATTGATACAATTTTAGGTAGAGGGAGCACAGATCTTAGATTAACAGTATATTACGCCCTTAAAACAGTCAATACGGGCTGGGCTATAGCGTTCACGGTGCCCGTAATCTGTGTGGCTTACGTTTCATTAGTATTGACTAAAAATAGATTGTTGGGCTACATATTCTATCTGTTGCTGACTCTTCACTTTTTACTCATCGCTATGACTCAGACAAAAGGACCTGTACTTATAATTATATTCGCTCTAGTAGTGTGTGCATGGATGATGAAATATCCCAAAATGTTTTTAAGAAAAAGAGATCTTTTTTATATCCTGGTCGTATTGTTCCTTTCAGTAACCATCTTTTTGGTTTTACAGTCGAGGAGAAATGGGTTCGTTTTGTCCTACGAAGGATTTATAAACGAAATTGCTTCCTATACTGTAGTCTCTTTTAACAGACTTGCATATCTACTTTCTCATAAACTCACTATTCCCAATATGTTTGAAGGTTTCTGGACGAACAGATGGTTCTGGGGCTTACCTGGAGAACAATATACTGACCAAGTCTTGCACAATCTTCAATTTGATATTCCTACTGATGCCTTTAATGCTTGGCTTGACACTTTTAAGTCAGTTGCTCGCTCAGGACTGAACAGGGACTATATCTGGGTTACCACTTACGGCGAGGCTTTTGCTGACTATAGTTGGTTTGGCTGCCTATGGTTCTTACTTTATGGATTCTTTGCAAAATTTGCCTACCATGATATATTACTGGGAAATCTAAGGGCTTATGCACTCTACCCTTTTGTAATACAATGTAATTTTCAATGGTTTGCCGGTGCTAATATAGGTACAAGGGCGACCTTATTTTGCATCCTCATAAGTCTATTCCTAGGTATGAGAAGAGTAGTTTTTTCTACCAATAAGATGGAAGACGAGGGAAATTATGTCTAA